The window TTGCGCATCAGTTTCTGACGGATCATCGGTGAACGTGAGTAGGTTATTCCGTTTACCGTCTGATCGGGCAGCCCGTAACTGGAGAACTTGTCGCCCCGCTTGAAGCCGCCATATGGATCTGAACGGTAATTTTCATAATAGCCAAACCCGTTGTTGTAACTCAGGTTGGCATTCAGCGACAGATGGTTGCTGATATTTCGTGAAAATAGCAGCTGCAGGATATGCGAGAAATAGTTGTCGGTTTCATTGTCGTAATAGTGGACATTATCCGCCTCGTCGAGATACTTGCCTGCCGGGTTGTATCTTCTTCCCTCCTTTTCGAGATCTTCGGGCGAGATACCTTCCCAGGTGATGCCGGTTCTTTGCCGCCCGTTGATATAGCCCAGCCTGATCAGCTGATTGTGGCTGTAGTGGGAGAGTGCCACATAGAGGTTGTTGTGGTCGACAAAGCCGTTGCGGATATATCCTTTGCCCGTGTTTCGCGAATAGCGGGCATCAATCGAAAGTCCGTTTTTCATCATACCGCTTCCGGCAGCAATGGTAGAGGAGAAGGTCTGGTAACTTCCCACTGCCGTGGATGCCTCACCGTACGGTTCTGGCTGGGCTCCCATGCTTTTTAGTGAGATGCTTGCCCCGAATGCGGCAGCACCGTTGGTTGAGGTTCCAACGCCCCGTTGCACCTGGATGCTCTGGAGGGAGGATGCCAGATCGGGCAGGTTCACCCAGTAGACCTCCTGGCTTTCGGGATTGTTCAAAGGCATTCCGTTTAGCGTGACGTTGATTCGGGTAGCATCAGTTCCCCGTATGCGCATGGAGCTATTGCCGACACCCAGTCCATCCTCGCTGAAAAAGACCAGCGATGGAATACTCTGCAGGATAGCCGGTATGTTTCGTGCGGCATTCTCTTTCCGGATTTCTGAACGGGAGATGTTGCTGTAGGCCATTGGTGTCGCTTTCCCCGCCCTGGTGGAGGAGACGACCACCTCCTCAAGATGAATGATCTTCAGACTGTCGGTCGGTTCGTTTGCATCGGCAAACAATGAAAGGTTCAGGGCCAGCAGCCCTGCAAGTAAAACTGCCTTTTTCATTTACAATAAAGTTCTTATGACGCTGAAACAGCCGTAAACTGTTTTACACGTCGGTTCAGTAAATTAAAAAAGGGGATTTTGAAAGACTTACCTAAAACAAAATCACGAAGCAACAATTACTGTTCGACTGCACGTATGGCGAATGCCGTGCTACTAGCCGCTGAATCTGACTGTATGTTGTTGTGATCTTTTTACTTCCCTACGCCGGCATTACCCGGATCAGGTATTTGGGTATGATCTCAGCCCGTTGTTATGTGGCACCCCTGTCTTTAGAGAACAAAGTTACTCTATTTTTGTTCACCGGACAATATAAACAGCATTTTTTAACATTGCTGCTGTAAAATTTTTGATGCAGTTGACGTTGATAGCTGTTTTATTTGTAATTTCGTTACCAGTTTCACCGTACTGTTGCGGTTTGATTCGAGAAGATCTATGAGCGAAGAAGATAAACTTGCAGCTGAAGAGCAGATGATTGAAAATGAGTTTCAGGCTCTCATTAACGATTATTTAAACTCGAACCACCGGCGTAAAGTGGAAGTGATTACCAAAGCCTTTAACATGGCGAAGGAAGCCCACAAAGGAGCACGCCGTCGTTCGGGAGAACCATATATCATGCATCCGTTGGCTGTGGCCCGGATTGTTTCGCGGGAGATGGGGCTGGGATCCACTTCCATTTCTGCTGCTTTGCTCCACGATGTGGTGGAGGACACTGAATACACGGTGGAGGATATCCAGGTGATTTTTGGTGAAAAGATCGCGCATATTGTCGACGGGCTGACCAAGATTTCACACGGCATGTTTGGCGAGAATGTCTCGGCGCAGGCGGAGAATTTCCGTAAGCTCCTGTTGACAATGTCGGAAGATATCCGGGTAATCCTGATAAAGATTGCCGACCGGCTTCACAACATGCGGACATTGTCGTCGATGACGCCAGCCAAACAGTTCAAGATAACGGGCGAAACGTTATATATTTATGCCCCCCTTGCACACCGCCTGGGACTCTTTGCCATCAAGACCGAACTGGAAGAGCTCTGTTTCAAGTATGAACATCCGGAAGTCTACGCCGAACTCTCGCAAAAGGTGGAGGAGACTGCCCGCGAGCGGGACCAGATCTACGGGAGCTTCGCCGAACCGGTGATCAAGGCGCTCGACAAGATGAACATCGAGTATGAGATGCGTGCCCGGGTGAAATCGCTCTATTCCATCTGGAAGAAGATGCAGGCCAAGGGGATCGATTTCAGTGAGGTGTACGATCTCTTTGCGGTACGGATCATCTTTGAGACCTATCCCGGCATGGACGAGAAAAAACAGTGCTGGGACATCTATTCGGCCATCACCGATATCTACAAACTGCGTCCCGACAGGATTCGCGACTGGGTAAGCCATCCCAAGGCGAACGGTTATCAGGCACTTCACTTGACGGTGATGGGACCTGACGGAAAGTGGATCGAAATCCAGATCCGCAGCAGGAGGATGGATGACATTGCTGAAAAGGGGTTTGCCGCCCACTGGAAGTACAAGGAGAACCGGATTGAAGAGGATAATGAACTGGACAAGTGGCTGAAAACCATACAGGAGGTATTGGCCAATCCCAATCCCAACGCCATCGATTTTCTGGATACCGTAAAAATGAACCTCTTTGCCTCGGAGATTTTTGTCTTTACACCGAAAGGAGAGATTAAAACACTCCCCTTGGGAGCTACAGCACTAGATTTTGCCTACACCATCCATACAAGGGTGGGCGACCACTGCCTGGGGGCAAAGGTGAACCATACGCTGGTTCCGCTCAGTGAAAAGTTGAAGAGCGGCGACCAGGTGGAGATCCTCACCTCCGAATCGCAACAACCGCAGCGTGAATGGCTCAATTATGTCACTACCGCCAAGGCCCGGACAAAGATCGAGGCAGCCCTGCGCAGACAGAGACGCAGGATATGCGAGAGCGGCCAGAAGATGCTGGAAGAGTTTGTCGGTAGCCCCGAGCAGCTGGACAATACCCTCTACAACAAAACCCTGAACTACTATAAAGTAGAAAAGAGGGAAGATCTGCACTATGGTTTGGGAAGCGGAGAACTGAAACTCCCCGATTCAATGGATAAACTGCTTAAACAGCGGGAGTCGGTCGAACCTAAGCAAGACAACCTGTTTGTCAGGTATATGAAGCAGGCAATGAGCGGATTCAAGAAGACATCCGAGGAAAACAAGGGTGCTGATGCAGAAGTTGCCGTCAGTCAGGTTAAACCGGGAGAGATAGATCGGAAGGCGGTATATAAGTTAAAGGAAGTAAACTTCAAGAAAAACTTCATTGTTGCCTCTTGCTGTAATCCCTTGCCCGGTGACGAAGTTTTCGGCTTTATCACCGACAAGAATGAGGTGGAGGTGCACAAACGCTCCTGCGAGACAGGTATCAAACTGAAATCGCGCTTCGGTGAAAGAATTGTTGCAACGGAATGGGGCGATTACAAGCAATACTCATTCCTTTCGTCGATTGTTTTTTCGGGTATCGACCGCATAGGTATCCTGAATACCATATTGTCAAAGTTGGCGGAGGAGATCGTAGTGAATATAAAAAGTGTGAATGTCACCTCAAAGGATGGTATTTTCGAAGGGGTATTCAATGTCCATGTTCACAGTGTGGAAGATGTGAATGTGTTGATTTCAAAGATAGCAAAAGTGGACGGCGTAACCACCGTCCACAGAGCCTTGATTTAAAAAAATATGTCTCTTTCTATCTTCGTCTCTTCCCTCCAAAAATCCTGCCGGTGATCTTTCTGGCTGCAAGGGCGAAAATGGCCGGTTTTGTAATTCTCCAGGCAATTCCCGTGATCAAGGGCAGGTTGGCGAGTGCCAGGTTCAAAAACGGGTTTCCGGGCCTTTTTGTCTTGAAGGGTTGAACGGAAGAGTGGGAACCGTATGAGAGGTTTTCCATCGTTTCGGCCAGCTTATTCTTGAGGCTGCCCGTTACGCCTTTGGTAAGCATCGATCCCCAGTTATCAGCCAGATACTGTAACTGGTACGACAGTCGTTGCCCCGATATTGCACGTTCTTCGCGCAATCTTTTCTTTTCCAGATGGAGTTCGTCGAGCGGAGTAAGCTTATTACTTTTCATCAGTTTTTTGTTGTGAATTTAACCTCTTCGTCTTCCTTACGTACCAGAAACCTGATTACAGAATTGATAATTGAGTTCTTCAGCGGCTTTTTTATCAGCAACAATACCAACGTAAAGACGATGGCACCTAAAGTAACAATGCCAAAGCCTTTCCAGTTACTTTCAAAAACGTCAGCCAGATAAAATCCGAGAGTGAGAAGCGCCAAAGACAATATCAGAAAAGTGAAGCCGGCCAGAAAAAGAGTAATGGCAGTTGATGCTGCTCCCTTGCTCAACTTTTCGAAAGCCTCGAGTTTTACGATCTCAATCGTGTTGGTCACGTAACTCGTAACATCGCTTTTCATCTCCTCAAATAAGCCGGTAACCGTTTTGTCCTCCATCGAAGTTTGCTTTTAGGATAGTGATAGTTTATTCTCTGGCGTTTCAGTGTTTGGCCAGTTCCTTTTTTGCAATCTCTGCAATGTCGTCAATATCTTCCTTCAAATCGCTAACTTCGCTTTTTCCTTTATAAATAGCTGATTTTACATTGGCACGTACTTTATCGGCAAATGCATTGGCCTGGTCGAGCCACTCTTCCCGCCTGTCGCTTCCCATAATATAGCCGACAGCTGCTCCGAGAGCAATACCGATTCCTAATCCGAGTAATAATTTTGCTTCTGATTTCATAATGTTTCTTTTTTAGATGTTTATAGTCCCTCTTTTGATATATTGTTTCAAAGTCGTCGACCTGTTTTAGTAAAACGTTTTTTTTTTGAAAATGTTTAGCTCCGCCCGAGAAAGTTGGATAATCACTCCGCTACAGGTTCACCGAAAAGTGTGGCTGCAGTGAAGCCTGTCACCTTTACCTTCACGAATTCACCTATCCGGTGCCTCTGTTTGTCGAAAACAATCACCTTGTTCTGTTCATTTCTTCCAAAAAGCTGTTCGCGGGAGCGTTTTGAAAAGCCTTCCACCAGAACCTCAAATACTTTACCCACATCCTGTTCGTTGCTCTTTTGCGACAACTCAAGCTGAAGGTCGATGATCTCCTGCAGACGGCGGCTCTTAACCTCTTCAGGAACATTGTCCTCCATTTTCCTTGAGGCATACGTACCCGGGCGTTCGGAGTATTTAAACATGAAGGCCGAGTCGAAGCCAACCTCGCGCATCAGTGAAAGTGTCTCCTGATGGTCTTCTTCGGTCTCACTGTGGAAACCGCACATGATGTCGGTCGATATTCCGCAATCGGAAATAATACGCCTGATAGCGGCAATCCGTTCCAGGTACCACTGCCTGTCGTATCTCCGGTTCATCAGCTTCAGCATGCGCGAACTTCCCGACTGTACCGGCAGGTGGATATAGTTACAGAGGTTTTTGTATCGCGCAATCGTCTCCAACGTTTTGTCGTTCATATCCCAGGGATGTGATGTGGTAAACCGGATGCGCATTTGGGGTGCCTCCTCGGCAACCATTGCCAGCAGATCTGCAAAATCGATAACCTGTTCGCCATCTATGAATTTGTAGGAGTTCACATTTTGTCCCAACAGGGTGGCTTCACGGTAACCCTTCGCCTTGAGATCACGAATCTCATTGAGGATGCTTTCCGGTTCCCTGCTCCGTTCCCTTCCGCGTGTGAACGGGACGATACAGTAGTGGCAGAACTTGTCGCATCCGCGTGTTATCGAAACAAAACCGGAGATATTCACTCCGTTCATCTTCAGTGGAATAACATCTTTGTAGGTCTCGGTTTTGGAGAGTACTACGTTGATCGCCTTTTCACCACGCTCAGCAGCCCCCATCAGGTTGGGCAGATCGAGGTAGGCATCAGGTCCGATTACCAGGTCGGCATGATGGTTGTCGATCAACTCCTCCTTTACACGTTCGGCCATGCAACCCAGCACACCGATAACAACCCCACCTTTCTTTTTCTTCTTCAACGAGTTGAAGTAGTCAAGCCGTTGTATTACCCTTTGTTCTGCGTTTTCGCGGATGGAACAGGTGTTCACGAAGATGGCATCGGCAGCCCGGTCGTCATCGGTAATGGTGTATCCGTCCATCTCCATGATGGCCGCGACCACTTCGGAGTCTGCCACGTTCATCTGGCAACCGTATGTTTCGATGAATAACTTTTTATCTTTCTGATTATCGTTTGTTGTTCTATTCATTTCTTGTTCAGCTGTAATTATGGCCTGTCGCCAGGAAATTATAATTTTTTGTATATTTTACACGAAAAAATTTGTAAAATATAAATTCTTGTTTTACTTTTGCCACCAACGAAAAAATAAAATTTTTTCATAGTTAAGGTTTTGGTTAAACAATTAGGGGTGGCTGTGAAGTCGCCCCTGATTTTTTGAATAACCTTTCCTTAATTCGTGAAAATTGATTACTTTTGTCGAACTGCAAAATTAATCAATTTATGGAATTTGGCGACATTATTTATTTAATACTCATGTTAGCCTTCTTAGTTTTTGGAATTTTTAAAGATTCTGGAAAGAAGCAGAAGAAGGTGAGCAAAAGTACTCAACCTGTAAATTCTGAGGAAGATTTTCGCGAATTGGTTCGGGAAATTTTTCAAAGACCACAAAGGGAGCCGGTTCCACCCCCAACACCAAAGGCCGTTAGTAGAAAACAACCCGTAAAACCTACAATTGCTTCATCAGAGGGCAGTCGCCCGGTTTTTCAATCCTCGATGGAACTGGTAACCGATTTTGAGGGCGCCTCCTCATTAAAGGAGTCTGCATTCATGTCGCAACTATTCAGCGATCGTGAGGAGCTGAAACCGGTAGAAAAGGTTCATCCCGTACTGGAGCAACTGAGAGGTGGTGAGGGAGTGTCAGAAATTCGCAAGGCGGTTATCTACAGTGAACTACTGGAAAGAAAATATTGCTGAGGAGAGAGAGATCATCGCTTTCTCATGCAGGCAACTCCTTGTAGTACTCCAACTTCTGCAAGCAAAGAATCATTATATTATAAAATCAAACAAAATTTATGAGTCTTACCTATGTAACAGCTAAAGAGGCTGCTGCCCTTGTCAACCACAACGACAATGTGGGTTTTAGCGGCTTTACTCATGCCGGGTGTCCCAAGGTGGTCCCGGTAGAAATTGCCAAGCGTGCCGAAGAGGAGCACGCCAAAGGCAATCCTTTTAAGATTGGTATGTTTACAGGCGCTTCTACGGGTGATTCCATCGATGGTAGCCTGGCCCGTGCCAATGCGGTGAAGTTCCGTACGCCATACCAGACCAACAAGGATATGCGCAACGCCATCAATGCTGTTGAGCATGATCCGATCCAATATTTCGACATGCACCTCTCTCAAGTGGCACAGGAGATCCGTTACGGGTTCCTGGGCGGTGTGGATGTGGCCGTGGTGGAAGCCTGCGAAGTTACCGAATCGGGCGAGATCGTACCCACCAGCGGTGTAGGTATCATGCCCACCATCTGCCGGTTGGCCAAGAAAGTTATTGTGGAGCTGAACGACAAGGTTCCCGCAAAAATGCGGGGCGTTCACGATCTCTATGAACTGCAGGATCCTCCCAAACGGCGTCATATTAACATCTTCGAGGTACAGAACCGCATCGGGCTGGAGTATGTAAAGGTTGATCCGTCGAAAATATATGTGGTAAGGACCAGTGAAGAGAACGAAGGTAGCGGTTTCGCTCCGGTTGACGAGATTACCGCCAAGATAGGGGAGAACGTAGCTAACTTTTTCGTTTCCGAACTGAAGAAGGGGAACATTCCGCCTACTTTCCTGCCTATCCAGTCGGGTGTGGGCAACATTGCCAATGCAGTGCTCGCATCCATGGCGCAGAACAAGGATATCCCCCGCTTTGAAGTCTATACCGAAGTGATTCAGGATGCCGTGCTCGACATGATGCAGAAAGGGCATATCTCTTTTGCCAGCGGTTGCTCACTCACCCTGAGCAACGAAGCGATGGACCGTTTCTACCGCGATCTGGACTTTTTCAAGAACAAGCTTGTGCTCCGTCCCTCTGAAATTTCGAACAATCCCGGTTTGGTCCGTCGTTTGGGAGTAATTGGCATCAATACGGCTCTCGAAGCCGACATCTTCGGAAATGTCAACTCCACCCACGTGATGGGCAATATGATGATGAACGGTATCGGTGGCTCGGGAGATTTTACACGCAGCGCCTACATCTCGATCTTTGTAACGCCGTCCACCGCGAAAAACGGAATGATCAGTGCTATCGTGCCGAAGGTGGCACACGAGGACCACAGCGAGCACTCGGTGAAAGTGATCGTGTCGGAGTATGGGGTTGCCGACCTGCGCGGTAAGGGAACCTATGCCCGTGCCGAGGAGATAATCGAAAATTGTGCACATCCCGACTATCGTCCGTTGTTGCGCGATTACCTCAATCTCTCCAAAAAGGGTCACACGCCGCAAAATCTGTATGCCTGCTACGATTTCCACAAAGCATTTCTGGAAACCGGCAGCATGCTTAATGCAGATTTCTCAAAATATAAGAAGTGATCTTCACGCCATTCTCCCCTTTCCGGAAATAACCGGTCGGGAAGAGAATGGTGAAATACGATCCGAACAAAATTCCAAAAGATTCTGTTATAATACAGTGCTCTGTTCATTAACTGACTAAAATTTTAATTTATGGGAATTTTATCTTGGATCGTATTAGGCCTGATAGCAGGATTGATAGCAAAAGCTATTCGCCCCGGAACAGACCCTGGTGGCTGGATCGTAACCATTCTGATAGGCATTGCCGGTGGTGTTGTTGGCGGCTGGATTGGCTCCCTGCTGGGCCTGGGAACAGTTGATGGGTTCAGTTTCAGAACCTTGCTGTTAGCCGTTGGGGGATCATTGATCATACTGTGGCTGTATGCCCTGTTGAAAAAGAGATGATTTTTAGTAGTCTATAATTGTAAGGGGTGACGAGAATAGTCACCCCTTCTTTATTTCGACGCCCATCCCTTTCAGCCGGAACAGTATCTGGCCTTGATAGCTGCCTGGCTGAATTTAGCAACCACATTCTGGGGACAAGATCGTCTCCGATTCAGGCATGCATTGGCCTAAGTTCAACTTAGAAGTGCAACATCCACGTGTTGTTTTTTGAAATGATTCTTCACAACAATCATGAAAAACACCGGGGGGGTTTGCCTAACGGCCGGGGGCGCGCAAGCCCCCGAAGAGAGTCGGACAGCAACATAAAAGAAAAAGGAGACCGAAGTCTCCCTAAAATTAACTATTATGTTGCTTATGAAAAAATACAAACAGTTAACTTCAGAACATCGGAGGCGATACTGACGGTGACGGAAAGGAAGACGAACCTCGTGATGATCGGGGAACTGCCCCGCGGAAGGGACTCGAAAGGGTTGGCCAAGGTGCTGTGCCGCATGTTGCTACCCTACAAGGACGTGATAAGGACGATCACCACGGACAACGGCTTGGAGTTCGCGGCGCACGAACGGATCACGGAGATGCTGGAAGCCCCGGTGTACTTCACCGACCCCTATTCGGCATGGCAAAAAGGATCGATCGAAAACGCGAACAAGCTCATCCGGCAATACATCCCCAAGGGGGCGTCCTTCAAGAACTATCCACCCGACAGATTGAAGCGGATACAGCACAGGCTGAATGAAAGACCGAGGAAAAAATTGGACTTTAACACACCCAAAGTTGAGTTTTACAAACAATTAATGTAAATTGCACTTGCTGCTTGACTCTGCTTGGAAAATAATTTTCAAAAAATTTTGTTATTGTTTGCCTTTATTGTTATATTAGCCCTCAAAAAAACCGAGCAGTAAAAAATAAAAGTTATTTTTACAACTGCTATGGAAAAGAGGAAGAATTTTTACATCGAAAATCAAGGCTGAAATAGTTTTATCCTTGTTGCGTGGAGAAGATCCTGAGTTGCTTAGCCGTGAATACGGAGTTACTCTGGCTGATATCAACCTTTGGCGGGATCAATTTATCGAGAGTGGTACCGACGGGTTCAAGCGTAACCCCGACGATTCGAAGCTGAGTGCAGCCGAGCGTAAGATCGGGCAACTGCAGATGGAGCTTGAACTCACAAAAAAAAAGAACGAATTGGCAGCAAAACTAAGAAGGAAATAATCTCCATGCTGATAGAGGAGCATTATCCATTAACCGGGAAGCCATACCCGAAGCGTTTGATATTCAAGGTTGTTGGCTACAGCAGCAGCACCTGGTATGAAAACCCTACCCCCAAAACAGGGAAACGGGGCAGAAAACCCAAGCATAGCGATGAAGAAGTTTTACAAGAGATTAAAACTGAAATTATGAAAAGTACATTCAACGCTGAAGGTTATCTGAAAGTGAAGAAGCGCATGGGTAAAAGGAAGATAAACGCTCTGGTAGCCGGCAAGGCATGTGTGAACCGCATCATGCGGGAACACAACCTGCTGAGCCCCTACAGAAGGCCAGGGAAGAGGAATAAGCGCGAACATGATGGCACTATAATCACGGATGCACCCAATGTAATGTGGGCCACTGACGGGAAGAAGTTCTGGATTGAAGGGTCAGGCTGGCATTGGTTCTTTGGTGTGATCGATCACTTTAACGATGAGATTATATCGTGGCATATTGCAAAGAAAGGCAACCGTTTTGCTGCCATTAAGCCTGTTAGGGCCGCTGTACGAAAGACTTTCGGTTCGGTAGGTAAGGATGTATGTAAAGGAATGAAGTTGCAATTAAGAAGCGACCATGGCTCGCAGTATGACTCTGCTGATTTTATGAATGAAATGAAATTCCTGGGATTGGAGATGTCCAAAGCGTTTGTACGGTCACCAGAGTGCAACGGGATAATAGAGCGGTTTCACCGCACCCTGGAAGAACAGGTGCTGCAAACAGAAACATTTTCTTCCTTTGAGGAAGCTTATAACAGTATTGATCAATTTATTAATGACTACAACACGGATTGGATACTTCATAGACTGGAATACTGTTCACCTGTAGAATACAGGGAAAAGTACGCTGAAAGCCAGCGAAAAGTAAAAGATGATAT of the Petrimonas mucosa genome contains:
- a CDS encoding RelA/SpoT family protein gives rise to the protein MSEEDKLAAEEQMIENEFQALINDYLNSNHRRKVEVITKAFNMAKEAHKGARRRSGEPYIMHPLAVARIVSREMGLGSTSISAALLHDVVEDTEYTVEDIQVIFGEKIAHIVDGLTKISHGMFGENVSAQAENFRKLLLTMSEDIRVILIKIADRLHNMRTLSSMTPAKQFKITGETLYIYAPLAHRLGLFAIKTELEELCFKYEHPEVYAELSQKVEETARERDQIYGSFAEPVIKALDKMNIEYEMRARVKSLYSIWKKMQAKGIDFSEVYDLFAVRIIFETYPGMDEKKQCWDIYSAITDIYKLRPDRIRDWVSHPKANGYQALHLTVMGPDGKWIEIQIRSRRMDDIAEKGFAAHWKYKENRIEEDNELDKWLKTIQEVLANPNPNAIDFLDTVKMNLFASEIFVFTPKGEIKTLPLGATALDFAYTIHTRVGDHCLGAKVNHTLVPLSEKLKSGDQVEILTSESQQPQREWLNYVTTAKARTKIEAALRRQRRRICESGQKMLEEFVGSPEQLDNTLYNKTLNYYKVEKREDLHYGLGSGELKLPDSMDKLLKQRESVEPKQDNLFVRYMKQAMSGFKKTSEENKGADAEVAVSQVKPGEIDRKAVYKLKEVNFKKNFIVASCCNPLPGDEVFGFITDKNEVEVHKRSCETGIKLKSRFGERIVATEWGDYKQYSFLSSIVFSGIDRIGILNTILSKLAEEIVVNIKSVNVTSKDGIFEGVFNVHVHSVEDVNVLISKIAKVDGVTTVHRALI
- a CDS encoding phage holin family protein, yielding MEDKTVTGLFEEMKSDVTSYVTNTIEIVKLEAFEKLSKGAASTAITLFLAGFTFLILSLALLTLGFYLADVFESNWKGFGIVTLGAIVFTLVLLLIKKPLKNSIINSVIRFLVRKEDEEVKFTTKN
- a CDS encoding YtxH domain-containing protein: MKSEAKLLLGLGIGIALGAAVGYIMGSDRREEWLDQANAFADKVRANVKSAIYKGKSEVSDLKEDIDDIAEIAKKELAKH
- the miaB gene encoding tRNA (N6-isopentenyl adenosine(37)-C2)-methylthiotransferase MiaB, whose translation is MNRTTNDNQKDKKLFIETYGCQMNVADSEVVAAIMEMDGYTITDDDRAADAIFVNTCSIRENAEQRVIQRLDYFNSLKKKKKGGVVIGVLGCMAERVKEELIDNHHADLVIGPDAYLDLPNLMGAAERGEKAINVVLSKTETYKDVIPLKMNGVNISGFVSITRGCDKFCHYCIVPFTRGRERSREPESILNEIRDLKAKGYREATLLGQNVNSYKFIDGEQVIDFADLLAMVAEEAPQMRIRFTTSHPWDMNDKTLETIARYKNLCNYIHLPVQSGSSRMLKLMNRRYDRQWYLERIAAIRRIISDCGISTDIMCGFHSETEEDHQETLSLMREVGFDSAFMFKYSERPGTYASRKMEDNVPEEVKSRRLQEIIDLQLELSQKSNEQDVGKVFEVLVEGFSKRSREQLFGRNEQNKVIVFDKQRHRIGEFVKVKVTGFTAATLFGEPVAE
- a CDS encoding succinate CoA transferase, translating into MSLTYVTAKEAAALVNHNDNVGFSGFTHAGCPKVVPVEIAKRAEEEHAKGNPFKIGMFTGASTGDSIDGSLARANAVKFRTPYQTNKDMRNAINAVEHDPIQYFDMHLSQVAQEIRYGFLGGVDVAVVEACEVTESGEIVPTSGVGIMPTICRLAKKVIVELNDKVPAKMRGVHDLYELQDPPKRRHINIFEVQNRIGLEYVKVDPSKIYVVRTSEENEGSGFAPVDEITAKIGENVANFFVSELKKGNIPPTFLPIQSGVGNIANAVLASMAQNKDIPRFEVYTEVIQDAVLDMMQKGHISFASGCSLTLSNEAMDRFYRDLDFFKNKLVLRPSEISNNPGLVRRLGVIGINTALEADIFGNVNSTHVMGNMMMNGIGGSGDFTRSAYISIFVTPSTAKNGMISAIVPKVAHEDHSEHSVKVIVSEYGVADLRGKGTYARAEEIIENCAHPDYRPLLRDYLNLSKKGHTPQNLYACYDFHKAFLETGSMLNADFSKYKK
- a CDS encoding GlsB/YeaQ/YmgE family stress response membrane protein, encoding MGILSWIVLGLIAGLIAKAIRPGTDPGGWIVTILIGIAGGVVGGWIGSLLGLGTVDGFSFRTLLLAVGGSLIILWLYALLKKR
- a CDS encoding integrase core domain-containing protein, with translation MLIEEHYPLTGKPYPKRLIFKVVGYSSSTWYENPTPKTGKRGRKPKHSDEEVLQEIKTEIMKSTFNAEGYLKVKKRMGKRKINALVAGKACVNRIMREHNLLSPYRRPGKRNKREHDGTIITDAPNVMWATDGKKFWIEGSGWHWFFGVIDHFNDEIISWHIAKKGNRFAAIKPVRAAVRKTFGSVGKDVCKGMKLQLRSDHGSQYDSADFMNEMKFLGLEMSKAFVRSPECNGIIERFHRTLEEQVLQTETFSSFEEAYNSIDQFINDYNTDWILHRLEYCSPVEYREKYAESQRKVKDDIPSGNKDPEVQLVLISSGSMPRRNEIALQAMVKGAITYSNTPSINPSV